One window of the Deltaproteobacteria bacterium genome contains the following:
- a CDS encoding 50S ribosome-binding GTPase, with translation MSNDIQSSKQKKVVIVGLPNTGKTQMFNNLTGEYSLVSNTLLTTIKVKRILCLLNDQLYEVIDTPGLYSMQTEPCAPQMGLNMSILGRMGTSAFLIAFTVLTFGEIAAGLILNRVLKEEKMSAFIQELPPIRLPNVKAVLVKT, from the coding sequence ATGAGTAACGATATTCAATCGTCTAAACAAAAGAAGGTCGTCATTGTAGGGCTGCCTAATACGGGTAAGACTCAGATGTTCAACAATCTTACCGGAGAGTACAGCCTGGTTTCCAACACCCTTCTTACTACCATAAAAGTAAAGAGAATCCTTTGTCTGCTGAATGATCAGCTCTATGAAGTGATTGATACTCCCGGCCTTTATTCTATGCAAACCGAACCCTGTGCGCCGCAGATGGGGCTTAACATGAGCATCCTCGGCAGAATGGGCACAAGCGCATTTTTAATAGCCTTTACGGTGCTGACCTTTGGGGAAATTGCAGCAGGATTGATCCTGAACAGGGTCCTCAAAGAGGAGAAAATGAGTGCATTTATACAGGAACTCCCCCCGATACGGTTGCCGAACGTAAAAGCCGTGCTTGTAAAAACCTAG
- a CDS encoding ferrous iron transport protein A: MESSVLPLTELDARQSARVAYVNGRNDQRIQKMDVLQIRPGAQIRVLQKYPCHVIECEGGNIAMDSEVASCIFVWRRPE, encoded by the coding sequence ATGGAGAGTTCGGTTCTCCCCTTAACAGAGCTCGACGCAAGGCAGTCCGCACGGGTTGCCTATGTCAATGGCAGGAACGATCAACGGATTCAGAAGATGGACGTCCTCCAGATCAGGCCTGGTGCCCAAATCAGGGTGCTTCAGAAATACCCCTGCCATGTGATTGAATGCGAAGGAGGCAATATCGCGATGGACAGCGAAGTCGCTTCCTGCATATTCGTATGGAGACGACCTGAGTAG
- a CDS encoding rod shape-determining protein → MANKRVLCLGIDLGTSRSVVASDNGMRTFVSSYVGYPKDAVSRKMFGKKKAVFGDEALRNRLALELHRPFDKGKLKYTESLEKNPKEFEKSKQIARELLKHLIDLATEEETEELIFRGVIGAPALASTKNKKTLLEIADGVLDDAMIVSEPFAVAYGLNLFSSALIIDIGAGTVDLCRMAGTVPTEEDQITTLKAGDYVDQVFHGLIQKNYTDANFTVAMVKSFKEENSFVSKQGESVFIELPVQGKPVSYDVTEELREACRSIVPEIVEGVRKLVAAFDPEFQRGLKRNVILAGGGSKIVGLRKEIENYIKETLGYGRVTVVEEPLYAGANGALRLAKDMPDEYWDEVTSMKK, encoded by the coding sequence ATGGCAAATAAAAGAGTTTTATGCCTTGGGATTGACCTTGGGACCTCACGAAGTGTTGTCGCAAGTGATAATGGAATGAGGACATTTGTTTCAAGCTATGTGGGTTACCCCAAAGACGCGGTTTCGAGGAAGATGTTTGGAAAAAAGAAGGCCGTCTTTGGTGATGAGGCCCTCAGGAACCGCCTGGCCCTTGAATTGCACAGACCTTTTGATAAAGGCAAGCTCAAATATACCGAATCTCTTGAAAAAAACCCTAAAGAGTTTGAAAAATCCAAACAGATTGCAAGAGAGCTTTTAAAGCACCTTATTGATCTTGCCACAGAAGAGGAAACAGAAGAGCTGATATTCAGAGGTGTCATCGGTGCTCCAGCCCTGGCCAGTACGAAAAATAAGAAAACACTGCTTGAAATAGCAGACGGAGTGCTTGACGATGCCATGATAGTATCTGAACCGTTTGCTGTTGCTTACGGCCTCAATCTTTTTTCAAGTGCTCTCATTATAGATATTGGAGCGGGTACTGTCGATCTGTGCAGGATGGCGGGAACCGTACCAACCGAAGAGGACCAGATAACCACACTGAAGGCCGGTGATTACGTTGACCAGGTTTTCCACGGCCTTATCCAGAAAAATTACACGGATGCAAACTTCACGGTGGCTATGGTTAAGAGTTTCAAAGAAGAAAACTCATTTGTTTCAAAACAGGGGGAAAGCGTTTTCATAGAGCTTCCTGTCCAAGGCAAACCGGTAAGCTATGATGTGACAGAAGAGCTCAGGGAGGCGTGCAGGTCTATTGTCCCTGAGATAGTGGAGGGGGTCAGGAAGCTTGTTGCCGCCTTTGATCCTGAATTTCAGAGGGGGTTGAAACGAAACGTTATTCTGGCAGGCGGAGGAAGCAAGATCGTGGGGTTGCGAAAGGAAATTGAAAATTATATAAAGGAGACACTGGGATACGGCAGGGTTACAGTGGTGGAGGAACCCCTGTACGCAGGGGCAAATGGCGCCTTGCGGCTCGCCAAAGACATGCCGGATGAATATTGGGATGAAGTCACAAGTATGAAAAAGTAA
- a CDS encoding LemA family protein yields MANFEGISTEELKTFLFKNTQRLRLLKGILIGVIIFLVVILIGHAIYYYNRLTIFKYDVQNAGAKVESAIQYRVNLVPVLIRSVVDFVAHEDNVFIQAVDARERSLTMAGQVSKELQKSAGRPIEEILDKIMAIAEQYPDLKVSESFQLLMKLVADTEVEILKQRINYNDKVNVYSTAKAVFPGNIYSVLFGFSTYNYFEGSRQSEWLKSVIQK; encoded by the coding sequence ATGGCAAATTTTGAAGGGATCAGTACCGAGGAACTTAAAACGTTTCTCTTCAAAAACACACAGAGGCTGAGGCTATTAAAAGGGATTTTGATCGGAGTGATTATCTTTTTAGTCGTGATCCTCATTGGACACGCAATCTATTACTATAATCGCCTCACGATCTTCAAGTACGATGTGCAAAATGCCGGGGCTAAGGTCGAAAGCGCGATTCAATACCGGGTAAATCTGGTGCCGGTATTGATTAGAAGTGTGGTTGATTTCGTTGCGCACGAGGATAATGTGTTTATCCAGGCTGTGGATGCCAGGGAACGGTCCTTGACAATGGCCGGACAGGTCTCCAAAGAGCTTCAAAAAAGTGCCGGAAGGCCGATAGAAGAAATTTTGGATAAAATCATGGCCATTGCCGAACAATATCCGGACCTCAAGGTAAGCGAATCATTTCAGCTGTTGATGAAACTGGTCGCTGACACGGAGGTGGAAATCCTGAAACAGAGGATCAACTATAATGATAAAGTGAACGTCTATTCGACTGCCAAGGCGGTGTTTCCCGGTAATATTTATTCAGTATTGTTCGGTTTTTCCACCTATAACTATTTTGAAGGAAGCCGACAGTCAGAGTGGTTGAAGTCGGTGATTCAAAAATAG
- a CDS encoding cation transporter: protein MFVLKLFCGIVGNSKALIADAVHSFIDILTATVVLISLRVSKTPPDKEHPYGHGQVEYITTLLIGISLIIVMLFICYDSLMDIVHGVTQQPKLIALLALVVSIVANELMFRQSYCCGSRFGSPAMIANAWENRADVYTSLGALVGVVGAQLGFLFMDQVGAMLVAILIARTGIEMLRNAWYGILDRTLEETIENRIRKEANADPGVREVASLQTRAIGQNLAVDLKLGVSPNLTLREASEITERVKGALLKKIENVGLIDVSPTGRKND from the coding sequence ATGTTTGTCCTAAAGCTTTTCTGCGGTATAGTTGGAAATTCCAAGGCCCTTATTGCAGATGCCGTGCATTCATTTATAGATATTCTCACCGCGACGGTTGTGTTGATCAGCCTGCGCGTCAGCAAAACCCCGCCGGACAAAGAGCACCCCTACGGTCACGGCCAGGTGGAATATATCACCACTTTATTGATCGGAATATCACTGATAATTGTGATGTTATTTATCTGTTACGACTCCCTGATGGATATCGTCCACGGGGTCACCCAGCAGCCGAAGCTGATCGCGCTCCTTGCTCTGGTCGTCTCTATCGTGGCAAACGAATTGATGTTTCGGCAATCTTATTGCTGCGGAAGCAGATTCGGGTCTCCGGCGATGATTGCAAATGCGTGGGAGAACAGGGCCGATGTCTATACATCCCTTGGAGCACTCGTGGGAGTGGTTGGGGCCCAGTTAGGGTTCCTGTTTATGGATCAGGTGGGTGCGATGCTGGTGGCGATATTGATTGCCCGGACTGGAATTGAAATGCTGCGTAACGCCTGGTACGGTATTCTGGATCGTACCCTTGAGGAAACCATTGAAAATCGGATCCGGAAGGAGGCAAACGCGGACCCTGGTGTACGGGAGGTGGCTTCCTTACAAACGAGAGCGATCGGACAGAACCTGGCAGTAGATTTGAAACTCGGGGTCTCACCGAACCTGACATTGCGTGAGGCCTCCGAGATCACCGAGCGTGTGAAGGGCGCCTTGTTAAAGAAAATAGAAAATGTAGGATTAATTGACGTCAGCCCCACCGGGCGTAAAAACGATTGA
- a CDS encoding PDZ domain-containing protein produces MIDDLNTEAQRMAAKEKSLLSVKRSLKWWTIALVLLVIVILGLVGVSMFRNPLPGVKGSKTGSSAAYMGVEIQDLKESITDALDLRYSGGVAVTRVIPSSPAAEADLKSGDIILRYDRSKVESSTELQELLAAASPGDAVRIVLDRDGQVRTLYVKLGQRPSYLIQTASTSTAQTDPSAEWGYTLSPLTPDLVQKLSLPSSIRGVAVVAVSPSGLTNSAEVLPGDVIVSVNRQPTPTLASFYKAIEDQPSVVLKIYRSGQEVYLQLQAGSVSPPLATIAGSLTEGIPLPSLVAVAATGSDLNAQVATRFGTAPYFLMVDMATNRFMAIPNNAIADARGYGIAAAQLVAARGAKATIAGAYGPQAYDTLKALSIILFVASPVKISDSLSQYRSGLLSQVTEPTLPGYGYARSIITTGGSPFSSDSSEEDEESEGYKGIPYTVPPQGKYDPSLDPANNPQTTAGSTQRTDYCYCPYCKILVPHPASIPCSELKCPQCGYRLMNWDSGALAPGSTQPSANYTQPPVPSQNQLQAAGTGATVLPGSAGTLNLNQQIEYCYCPVCNVVHEHPAGVPCSSLVCATCGSRLISLNPGSRNTQILSSAGTVVGGQPATIPPMGQTSAGITVGGQPATIPPTGQTSAGITVGGQPATIPSMGQTSAGITVGGQPATIPPMGQTSAGITVGGQPATIPPMGQTSAGITVGGQPATILLAEDKRRPRAVCQRVSCKALLMGVVCVLNA; encoded by the coding sequence ATGATAGATGATCTGAATACCGAGGCCCAGAGAATGGCAGCAAAAGAAAAGAGCCTTCTCTCTGTGAAAAGGAGTTTGAAGTGGTGGACGATCGCACTGGTTCTCCTGGTGATAGTAATCCTGGGCCTGGTTGGAGTGTCCATGTTTCGGAATCCCTTGCCCGGAGTCAAGGGTAGTAAAACAGGGTCCTCGGCGGCATATATGGGTGTGGAGATTCAGGATTTGAAGGAGTCCATTACCGATGCCCTGGACTTGAGATATAGCGGCGGAGTGGCGGTTACCAGGGTGATTCCTTCTTCCCCGGCAGCCGAGGCCGACCTTAAATCAGGAGACATCATTCTGCGTTATGATCGTTCAAAGGTGGAGAGCAGTACCGAACTACAGGAGTTGCTTGCAGCGGCCAGTCCGGGAGATGCGGTCAGGATCGTGCTGGACCGTGACGGCCAGGTAAGAACCCTCTATGTCAAACTCGGACAGCGTCCGTCTTACCTGATTCAAACCGCTTCCACTTCTACTGCCCAGACAGATCCGAGCGCGGAATGGGGTTATACCCTTTCCCCGTTAACTCCGGATCTGGTCCAGAAGTTATCACTGCCTTCTTCGATCAGGGGCGTGGCTGTTGTAGCAGTATCTCCCTCCGGACTGACAAATAGTGCAGAGGTATTGCCCGGGGACGTCATTGTTAGTGTAAACCGGCAGCCCACACCGACCCTGGCAAGTTTCTATAAGGCAATTGAAGATCAACCGTCCGTGGTTCTTAAGATTTACCGGAGCGGCCAGGAAGTGTATCTCCAGTTGCAGGCAGGGTCCGTATCGCCTCCTCTTGCCACCATAGCAGGTAGTTTAACCGAGGGCATCCCGCTTCCGAGCCTCGTGGCAGTAGCCGCCACCGGAAGCGATTTAAATGCCCAGGTGGCGACGCGGTTCGGTACCGCCCCATACTTTCTTATGGTGGACATGGCCACAAATCGGTTTATGGCCATCCCAAACAATGCCATAGCCGATGCCAGAGGATATGGCATTGCGGCTGCACAGCTCGTGGCCGCTCGGGGAGCGAAAGCAACCATTGCCGGGGCATACGGTCCCCAGGCCTATGATACGCTGAAAGCCCTCAGCATCATACTTTTTGTTGCTTCACCTGTCAAGATTTCCGATTCGCTCAGCCAGTACCGTTCAGGCCTCCTCTCCCAGGTGACCGAACCAACACTCCCCGGCTATGGCTATGCGCGGAGCATTATTACAACCGGCGGAAGCCCTTTCTCAAGTGACAGCAGCGAGGAGGATGAAGAGAGCGAGGGCTATAAGGGTATACCCTATACCGTCCCTCCCCAGGGCAAGTACGATCCTTCTCTGGACCCGGCAAACAACCCGCAGACGACCGCAGGCTCGACCCAGCGCACGGATTACTGCTACTGCCCCTATTGTAAAATTCTGGTTCCCCACCCCGCAAGTATTCCTTGCTCTGAGCTGAAGTGCCCACAGTGCGGGTACCGGCTCATGAACTGGGATTCCGGAGCTTTAGCACCCGGCTCAACCCAGCCTTCCGCCAACTATACCCAGCCACCGGTTCCAAGCCAGAATCAATTACAGGCGGCAGGAACCGGCGCCACTGTTTTGCCCGGTAGTGCCGGAACGCTGAACCTCAATCAGCAAATTGAATACTGCTATTGTCCGGTTTGTAATGTTGTTCACGAACATCCCGCAGGCGTCCCTTGTTCATCCCTTGTGTGCGCGACATGTGGAAGCCGATTGATCAGTCTTAATCCAGGCTCCAGGAATACCCAGATTTTGTCTTCTGCAGGGACAGTGGTTGGCGGGCAGCCTGCGACTATTCCTCCCATGGGACAGACATCCGCAGGCATTACTGTCGGTGGGCAGCCTGCGACCATTCCTCCCACGGGACAGACATCCGCAGGCATTACTGTCGGTGGGCAGCCTGCGACCATTCCCTCCATGGGACAGACATCCGCAGGCATTACTGTCGGTGGGCAGCCTGCGACCATTCCCCCCATGGGACAGACATCCGCAGGCATTACTGTCGGTGGGCAGCCTGCGACCATTCCCCCCATGGGACAGACATCCGCAGGCATTACTGTCGGTGGGCAGCCTGCGACTATTCTGTTGGCGGAGGACAAACGGCGGCCGCGAGCAGTTTGCCAACGGGTGTCTTGCAAGGCACTGTTGATGGGAGTTGTGTGTGTCCTAAATGCTTGA
- a CDS encoding trypsin-like peptidase domain-containing protein has protein sequence MAKPGIKVLLLVLLIIVTVVQVVFLAGYYLLTPEARSAVVAGGAEPGVIQLTSCGTEDLGVVAARVRPAVVYITGHPSTSNSTSPPRGLIFFAPATLTGDRMGSGMIFDSRGYILTNYHVITNLTDIRVSLFGDQEHAYPGEVIASDPQKDLGVIKINTGFSLPVVTLGNSDMIEVTDEVLAIGCPFSMEQSVSHGIISDAKRTVTIEGRNYADLIQTDAAINSGNSGGPLVNLNGEVIGINVAIYAPNRVYCGVGFAIPVNQTKLLLMKVKYLKGET, from the coding sequence ATGGCGAAACCGGGTATCAAAGTATTATTACTTGTGCTTTTAATTATTGTGACTGTGGTTCAAGTGGTCTTTCTGGCTGGATACTACCTGCTGACACCTGAAGCCCGATCGGCAGTTGTGGCGGGTGGGGCAGAGCCCGGTGTTATTCAGCTTACTTCTTGCGGCACAGAGGATCTGGGAGTGGTGGCGGCCAGGGTCCGGCCTGCTGTGGTATATATAACCGGCCATCCATCAACATCAAATAGCACATCACCGCCCAGAGGCCTCATATTTTTTGCTCCGGCAACACTGACAGGCGATAGAATGGGATCCGGAATGATTTTTGACTCGAGAGGCTATATCTTGACCAACTACCATGTGATAACCAACCTGACTGATATACGGGTAAGCCTCTTTGGGGATCAGGAACATGCCTATCCGGGTGAAGTGATTGCCTCGGACCCCCAGAAGGATCTGGGGGTCATCAAAATCAACACAGGATTTTCTCTGCCTGTTGTCACCTTAGGCAACTCGGATATGATTGAAGTGACTGATGAGGTTCTTGCAATCGGTTGTCCATTTAGCATGGAACAGTCCGTAAGTCACGGGATCATCAGTGACGCGAAGCGCACAGTGACTATTGAAGGACGCAACTATGCAGACTTGATCCAGACAGATGCAGCCATCAATTCCGGTAACAGCGGGGGACCGCTGGTTAATTTGAACGGTGAGGTCATCGGGATCAATGTGGCTATTTATGCCCCTAACAGGGTCTATTGCGGGGTTGGATTCGCCATCCCTGTTAACCAGACCAAGTTGCTGCTTATGAAGGTTAAATATCTGAAAGGAGAGACTTAA
- a CDS encoding NifB/NifX family molybdenum-iron cluster-binding protein — MGQTSPGIPVGGQPATNPPMGQTSAMPVAGENSGNIVIAATGSTMDAQVAPLFDRAPYFLIVGLGTFRAMPNPNVRDLTGVGVQSAQLVVSEGVKTVITNDIGVKALEELAKLRVQVFPGVTGTAKQALEWYQNGRLTPASLSTSSAEEEEHGPPSSSKAKAKGESSSKTL; from the coding sequence ATGGGCCAGACATCACCAGGCATTCCTGTTGGCGGACAGCCTGCGACTAACCCTCCCATGGGACAGACATCTGCAATGCCGGTTGCCGGAGAGAACTCAGGGAATATCGTAATTGCCGCAACCGGCTCTACCATGGATGCGCAGGTAGCCCCTTTGTTTGATCGGGCCCCCTATTTTCTGATCGTGGGTTTAGGGACCTTCAGAGCAATGCCCAACCCTAACGTGCGAGATTTGACAGGAGTCGGTGTTCAATCGGCTCAGCTGGTGGTCAGTGAGGGCGTAAAGACCGTCATCACAAATGACATCGGTGTTAAGGCCCTGGAAGAGCTGGCCAAATTGCGTGTTCAGGTCTTTCCCGGGGTGACTGGAACAGCCAAACAGGCGCTGGAATGGTACCAGAATGGACGACTGACGCCCGCTTCGCTCAGTACATCGAGCGCTGAGGAAGAAGAGCATGGCCCCCCCAGCTCCAGCAAGGCCAAGGCCAAGGGAGAGTCCTCTTCAAAAACACTTTAG